The stretch of DNA GATGCATGTCGGCGACGGTGCGATCTGGCTTTACGTGACGATCTCGAAGACGCACACCGGCGAACTCGGCACCCTCCAGGTCCTGGTGACCGACAAGGACGGCGAGAAGGTGAAGGGGGCGACCGTCGATATCTACCGCGGGAGCGAGAGCGAGCCCTTCGACCGGGTGATGACGACCGCCGACGGCCGGATCAGCACCGGCCTCCCGCAGGACGTCTACCACCTCGTCATCACGAAGCCGGGCTACCGCTCTGCCGAGAAGAAGGACGTGAAGGTGAAGTGCGGGATCACCACCGACGCCGGCACGGTGATGCTCGAGAAGTCCTCGTACGCCGCCGAGGTGACGGTGAAGTCGGCCCTGATCACGACGCCTGCCGGGAAGAACCCGACCTTCGAGCTGACCCTGCGCAACGTCGGCAAGGCCGACGACACCTACCGGCTCTCGACTGCGGGGCTCCCTGAGGGCTGGTACGCCCGGTACAAGGAGGGCGCCGCCGAGACGAGCGACATCTCGGAGATCTTCGTCCCTGCCGGCGGCGAGCGGAGCCTCTTCCTTGAGGCGATCCCGCCGTACGGCGTGACGGTCGGGGACTACTTCCTCACGGCCACAATCGAGTCGTCCTCGGACGCCTATACCGAGGATATGACGGCGAAGATCAGCGGGAGCTATGAGATGGGGCTCTCTGCGGACCGCTACCGCTACGAGGCGTCGATGGGCGAGACCGTCGAGTTCGATGTCTCGGTGAGGAACCTCGGCAATGCCGGCGCCCTGACCGGGATCAGGTTCGAGGTGAGCGCACCGCAGGGCTGGAAGGCCACGGTGACGCCGACGAATATTACGAGCCTCCAGCCAGGCGAGTCGAAGAAGGTGAGCGTGAAGGTGGTGCCGCCGTCGAGCATCGTCGCCTCCGAGTACAAGGTCACGCTGAAGGCGGTCTCCGACCAGGGCGAAGAGAGCGACGAGTTCAGGATCGTCGTGAAGGAGCAGTCGTTCGCGGCGATCGCCGGGCTTCTCCTCCTGGGTGCGATCGCCGGCGGGGTCTGGTACTACTTCAGGAAGTACCAGCGCCGGTGAGAGCGTCGTCGGGCGCTTCGCCCTCCCCCGGCTCCCCGGCCGGGACCGGGGCGAGCTGCTCGACGACCAGGCACACCTCCCCGTCCCGGTCGATGATCGGGACGCTCGTGCATCGCAGGTGCTGGTCCAGTTCGGGGACGTATTTCTCGATCGTCTCTGGTTTTCTGCTTTTGAGGGCCATCTCGGTGGCGCAGGCCTCGCAGGGGCGGGCCCTGCCGATGAGGGAGTAGCAGGGTTTTCCCGCCACCTCCTCCGGCGTCATCCCGAGGGCCTCGTAGCCGGCCCGGTTGTAGCGGATGACCCGGCGGTCGGGGCGCATGATCCCGACGATCTCGGGGAGGGCGTCGATCGTCCATTCGAGGAGGGCATTCGCCTCGTGCAGCGTCCGTTCTCCGGCGCGGATCTCGGTGATGTCGCGGAGCGACTCGATAGCGCCGACGGTCTCCCCGTCCGGCCCCCGCAGGGGCGTCGCCCGCCCCTGGAGCACACGCTCCTCGCCGTCGCCGGTGATGACGGTGATCTCCCCGGTGAGGCTCCCGTCCTCCCACCTGGCGGCGGTGTGGCGGCTTCTGGTCTCCCCTGACGCCCGCCCGAGGACGATCTCGGCGAGCACCGGGCGGACCTGGCCCCTGATCTGGGGGTCGCAGTCAGACCGCCCGATCACGCCGGCGGCCGCCACCCCGGTCAGCCGCTCCATCTGGCGGTTCCAGAGCGTCACCCGCCCCTCCCTATCGATCGCGAAGGTCGGGTCGGGGAGCGACTCGATCACGCCTTTGAGGCGCTGTTCTGATGCGAGGATCGCTGCTTCCGCATTTTTATAGTCGGTGATGTCCCTGCCGACCGACTGGATCCTGATCAGGTTCCCCGCGGGGTCGAATGAGGCGCGGTCGGTCCAGCCGTGCCAGCGCACCTCGCCCGAGGGCATGACGACCTGGTGGTCGATGTGGGCGGCCGGATGGTCGGGGGTGAGGGAGGCGAAGTGGCGGCGGAGACGCCCCTGCTCGTGGACCGGAATTTTTGGGGTGAAGCGGCGCCCCACCATCTCCTTCCCCGGCACCCCGAAGTGCCTGCAGAATGCCTCGTTTGCAAACAGGATCACGCCTTCTGGATCGAACCAGCAGATCATCTCGGTCTGGTCCTCGACGACGGTGCGATACCGCTCCTCGCTCTCCTCCAGGGCCCGGGCGATCCGTCTCTTCTCGACCGCCTGGATGATGCTGTTTTCCAGTTCGGCAAATTGCGGCTTCGGCGCCCCGCCCTTCTGGAGGTAATAGTCCACCCCGGCGTTCAGCGCCTCGATCACCGCCTCCTCGCGCCCTTTTCCGGTGAAGATGATGAAAGGGAGGGGGCCGTAGCGTCTCCTTACCTCCCGCAGGAGTTCGATCCCGTCCATGCCCGGCATCTGCAGGTCAGAGACCACACCGTCGATGGCCCCGCCGGCCAGCAGCGGGAGCGCCTCCTCTGCGGAGGTGGCCGGGGTCACGGCGATCTTTCCTCCCCGTTCAAGGAATAATTTTCCAATTTCGACGAGTGCGGGTTCGTCGTCAATATAAAGAACAGATATTTTTTGTTTATTGGAATAATGGGGCTCCGGGAAATCCATTGTGGTTCATAATGCGGCCATACTATATTTGTATATCGATATTTCACATAGTTTAAAATACGGCCGATTTGATGTTTTTCGCGAATCTGCGGGGCCGGCCGGTGCGTTTCACTCCTGGTCGCCCCCTCCTCCGGGAGCGGGGAGGCACCGCTCCACCTCCCGCGCCACCTCGCGGAGGGTGATCCCGCGTTCGCGGGCGATCTGCCGCATGTCCTCGTACTCGGGCTTGACGGCGATCACCCGCCCGCAGGCCCGCGAGGTCTTCACCCGCACGGGAAAGGTGCGTCCCCCGACAACGACCTCCACCGTCTCCCGCCGCCGGTCGGCGACCAGCCGCGGCTCCTCGCGCACCCGCACCCCGAGGGTGCCGGTCTCCTCCATCAGGACGGTCAGGAGGCGTGCATAGCGCTCCCGGTCGGTGATCACCGAGATGACCTGGACCGGGCGGTTCTTCTTCCCGATCGCCGGGGTGACGAAGACATCGATCGCCCCCTCCTCGAGGAGGCGGCCGAGGGCGTGGGCGACCACTTCGCCGCTGATATCGTCCAGGTTCGTCTCCAGCAGGACGATCCGCTCCTCGACGAGGTCGCTCGTCTCGCACTCCACGACCCTGAGGATGTTGGCGCCGGCGCCGTTCGGGCGGGTCCCGGCCCCGTAGCCGGTGCGGATGGGCGTCATCGCCGGGAAACGGTCGGCCACGACGGCGAGGTTCGCCAGGAGGGCGGCGCCGGTCGGCGTCGTCAGCTCCATCGAGAGGGAACTTTCGGCGACCGGGATCCGGTGCGCCGCACAGATCTCCAGGGCCGCAGGCGCCGGGCCGCCGACCGTCCCGCCGCCGGTCGGGATCAGCCCGCCCCCGAGGGCCGGCGGGGTGGCGTGGACCTGACACCCGGCAAGCCCGGCCTCCTCGATCAGGAGGAGGGGGGCGAGGATGTCGAAGATCGTGTCGGCCGAGGCGACGGCGTGCCGCGAAAAACCCGTGGGGTGGAGGCGCCGCTCGGCGGCGAGAAGATCGCCGAGGACCCTCTCCGCCCGCTCCCGCCCCCATGCGGAGAGCCCGACCGAAGCGGCCACCTGGGCCAGGGCGGCGGCGAGGTCCCCGTCCGATCCCGCGGGCTTCTCGCGCACCTTAAAGGCGAGCCGCCTGGCCCTGACACCGCCGTCGGCCTCCTCCAGCCTCACCGAGAACTCCGCACACCCGGGAAGGGCGGCGATCGCTGCGCCAAGCCGTTCGAGGGGCTCGGCCGATCCCGTCAGGTCGGCCAGGGCGGCGGCGAGCATGTCCCCGGATATCCCGCCGGTGCGAGGATCGATGAGCAGTGCCCTCATGCTGCAGGCGGGAAGGGCTCGTTGATCTTCGCGTACACCCGCTGCGCCAGTTTCGCCACCTCGAAGGCCTTCTCGCCGGCGCCCGGGATGGCGCGGGTCAGGAAGGCGCCGTCCTCCGCGCTGAATGCGGCGTCCTTCGCATCCATTCCGACGAGGGCCGCCACCGCCGCCGGGACCGTGATGTTGATGATCGTGTGCCCGATGTACTGGAGCTCCTGCGTCAGCACCGCTCCGCAGAAGAGAGCCGTCGCCCAGTTCGGGTCGTCACGGTTCTTTCCCTCGAGGGCGAAGGCCGGCACCTCCTTCCCGCCCAGGTTCTCCACGTGATAGGGCTTGCCGTCGATGGAGACGTCGTAGGAGACGTTGGAGTCAAAGCCCCAGTAACGTGCGGTGAACTTGTCGGTCCGGCGGCCGTGCGCCTTGATCGAGGTGTACTTGAAGCTGATCTGCTTTCCCGTGAAGCCCGAGAGGACCGCCGAGCCCCGGCGCTCCACATAGGCCTGCCGCTCGGCGTCCAGGGTCTGCGTCGCTTCGGCCACCGTCTTTCCGGCCTTCATCAGGTCGTAGGTGTGGGCGGCCCGCCGGTAGATCGCCCGGTCCCGCACCCCTTCCGATGCGAGGATGCAGGCCTTCGTGATCTTGCCGCGGCTCACCTGCTCGGCCTTGCGGGCGATCGTGTTCAGGCCGCAGAGGGCCATCTCGGGATCGATGAAGGCGTTCATCTTGTAGTCCCGGATCGCCTCGGCAACGGCGAAGACGTCGCCGTTGTGCTTCACGAGCAGCCGCATCGCCGGGACGCAGTCGCCCTCCAGGTGGCCGAGGGGCGGGTTCACCGGGCCGCCGGAGAACCCGGCCCCGATCATCGCCGCCTCCTCGAAGGCGGCGAAGATCTCGGAGAGGGCCATCGAGCCGATGACCGATGGGCCGCCGATATCCTTGAGGATCAGCCCGAAGTCGCCGATCACCCTGGCGGTGTCGTACTCCTCGTGCGTGCCGCGGATATGGATCTTCTCCGGCAGGCCGGCGGCGTCGCGGGCGCCTTTCCCGGCGAGATAGGCCGAGTCCACCCGCCCGAACTTCCCGAACTCCTCGCCCAGGAGGGCGTCCGGGTGCACGAGTTCCATCGTCACCGCCGCACCGATCAGGGCCGGCCAGAGGGCGTAGGGCGTGATCCCCGCACCCTCCATGCTCCGCATCATCGCCTCGGTCCCGACCTTTGCGGCGTTGTAGGCGAGTTCAGGGATGTTGTAGTCCTCGCCGAGTGCGGAATGGCCGTAGATCGCCCCGCCTGCGATGAAGGGCGGGAGGATGGCGCCGTCCACCCGCGTCAGTTTCTTCCCCATCAGCCCCTCGTAGATCGCGAGGTAGGCCGGGAAGGCCTGGATGCGGTGGGTGAACTTCCCGGTGACCAGGGCGATGGCGCTCGTCCGGGCGGCGCCGGCGTGCATCCGGGCGATCGCCCCGAGCTTGCGGTTGCCGAGCGGCACGCCAGACCTGGCGCAGGAGCCCGAGAAGTAGGCGAGCGACGCCACGATCAGGGCGGCGTTTGCCGGTTCAGCCCCGGCGTTCATCGCCGCCCGCACGGCCTTCTCGATCACCATGTCGAGCGGGAGCTCGGGGGCGGAGGCGTCCACCACGGTCATCCGTCCCATCAGGCTCATCTCCTCGGCCCCGATCGGGCAGAAGATATCGCCGGCAAGGGAGTTTGCCGCCGCAAACACCGGGATCACCATGGAGCCGTGCCCCTTCGTCGCCGCCTCGAGTTTGTCGTTGGTCATCGAGTCCGGCTCAAAGGTCGCCGCCATCGTGGCGGCAAAGATGACTTTGTCCTTTTCGTGTGCATCAGCCATTTCTTATCCCTCCATTTCCGATGATCCAGACTGAGGGCCTTCCGGTAAATATAGGTTGGCGTCGGGGAGGGAGACGAAAAGAGAAGAGTTCAGGGTCTATGCGCTCTCTTTTGCCGCGGTGTAGGCGTCGTACATGGAGTAGAGCCAGACCAGCAGGTAGAACGGGATGCCGATCATGATCGTCGAAAGGCCGCCGAAGACGACCGCAAGCACGAAGAGGACGATGGCCTTCACCATCTGCCCGGTATAGAACTGGCCGAGGCCCGGGATGAAGAACGAGAGGACGACAGCGACAAGGGGGGATGCCATATCCATCTCTCGGTCGTCGTGCGCAAAATAGATTCCCCCCCCGGCGGCATTGCCCGCAGGCGGAACCCTGAATTACCCGGAGGGATGTATCACTCCCCCATGGAGGAGCGCGCCGCCATCTCTGCACGGGGCCTGACCAAACGGTTCGGCGATGCCGAGGCTGTGAGGGGGATCGACTTTACCGTCCTCGAAGGCGAGGCATTCGGCTTTCTCGGGCCGAACGGCGCCGGAAAGACCACGACGATGCGGATGATCCAGTGCGCCTCGCCCAGGAGCGGCGGCGACCTCCGCGTCCTGGGGATGGACCCGGATATGCACCCGCGGGAGATCAAGGCCCTCCTCGGGATCGTGCCCCAGGAGAACAACCTCGACCCGGACCTCACCGGCCGCGAGAACCTCGTCTCCTATGCCAGATACTTCGGCATTCCCCGTGCCGCGGCAGAAGAGCGCGTGGAAGACCTCCTCGGATTCGTGCAGGTGCGGGAGAAGGCGGACGTCGTCATCGAGAGCCTCTCCGGCGGGATGCGGCGGCGTCTGATCCTGGCCCGCGCCCTGGTCAACGATCCTGCGATCCTGATCCTGGACGAACCCACCACCGGCCTCGACCCGCAGGCCCGGCACCAGATCTGGGAGAAACTCAGGGCGCTCCAGCGGGAAGGGCGGACGATCGCCCTCACCAGCCACTATATGGAGGAGGCCGAACGCCTCTGCGACCGGCTGGTGATCATGGACGAAGGACGGATCCTCACCCGGGGCGCTCCGGCCGACCTGGTCAGATCGCGGATCGGCCGGTACGTGATCGAGACCGAACCGACCGACCCGGTCCGCGCCTGCCTGGGGCGGCACGGGATCAGGTACGAGGAGGGGGGCGGGAGCATCCAGGTCCCGGTCGAGGACCCGGCGGCGGTCTCGAAGGCCCTCCTGGACGAGTGCGGGGCGATCCGCCTCTCGACCCGGCCCGCCACCCTGGAAGACGTCTTTCTCACCCTCACGGGAAGGAGGCTGCGGGAATGATGCCGGAGAACCTGAGCCGCCTTGCCTGGGCCGTCTGGCGCCGCAACCTCGACGTCTATCTCAAATCCTGGCGGGTGAACCTGCTCACCCCGGCGTTTGAGCCCGTCCTCTACCTCCTCGCCCTCGGTTTCGGAGTCGGGTCGTACATCAGCGAGATCGACGGCGTCCCGTACGTCAGGTTCATCGCCCCGGCCCTCGTCGCCATCTCGGTGATGAACGCCTCCTTCTTCGAGTGCACCTACGGGAGTTACGTGCGGATGTACTACCAGAAGACCTTCGACGCCATCGTCGCCACCCCGGTCTCGATCGAGGAGGTGATCGCCGGCGAGATCCTCTGGGGGGCGACCCGGAGCCTCATCTCCGCCTCCCTGATGCTCCCGGTGCTGGTCCTCTTCGGCGTCGTCGCCCTCCCGTCGTCCCTCTTCCTCATCCCCTTCGCCTTTGCGGCCGGCCTGCTCTTCGCCTCCATCGCGATGTGCTTCACCTCGATCATCCCGAACATCGAGTCGATCAACTACCCGGCCTTCCTCTTCATCACCCCGATGTTCCTCTTCTCCGGGACCTTCTTCCCTCTCGACCTCCTGCCCGCCCCGCTGCAGGCCCTCGCCCTTGCGGCCCTGCCCCTGGCGCACGTCGTCAACGTCTGCCGCGCCCTCACCCTGATGGCGGGGTGGGAACTCCTCGCCCTCGGGCTTGCCTGGATCGCCGTCGTCACCCCCCCGCTCTTTCTCCTGGCCCTGCGGCTGATGCGCCGGCGGCTTGTCGTCTGAGGGGAGGGCGCCGGGAACAATTCAGAGCCGTTATCACCGCCCAGGCACCAGATAGGATCGAGGAATGATGGAAGGAAACGATCGCCCCGAGAGCATCGGGTTCTCGAAGTCCAGGTTTGAGGCGCTGACCGACGGCATATTCGCGATCGCCATGACCCTTCTCGTCCTCGGGCTTGCGGTCCCTGCCGCGGGGACGATCCGGACGTCGACGGGCCTCATCGAGGCCCTTATGGGGCTTTTCCCGGACTTTGTCCACTACGTGATCGCCTTCTTCATCCTCCACGGCATGTGGGTCTCCCACCACGTCCTCTCCAGGCGGATGGCTTTTATCGACCGCCGGTTTCTGGAGATCAACCTCTGGCTGCTGATGGCCATCTGCCTCATTCCCTTCACCACCTCGTTTTCAGGGGATTTCGAGGATATTTCTCTCGCCGCCGTTGTCCTGGAGGCAAACCTCCTCGTCGTCGGCATCCTCCTCCTCCTCCAGTGGCAGTATGTCGCCCGCACCCCGCACCTCCTCTCCCCTGAGTTCACGCCGTCCGGTCTCGCCGTCGGGATGCAGAAGACCGCCGTCACCCCGGCGGTCTCCGTCCTCGGCATCGCGCTCGCTCTCCTCGGGGTCACCTGGAGCACGGCGGTGTACCTCCTGATCCCGGTGATCTTCTGGGCGATGAAGACTCCGCGCCTGCGGAGGGAGGCAAAATGAGAGGGATGAACCGGCCTACTCGACGATCGCCGACGCTTCGGGGTTGAACGGGTTCGTCCGCGCCGCAAGGGAGAAGAGGTACGGATAGGTCGCCTGCAGGTGCTCCATATAGCCGAGCCATCCATGCATCATTGCACGGTATGCCCGCCCGAGGTCGCCGCTGAGGTGGGCGAGGTCGGTCTCCGGGAGGGCGGCGAGGTCGTCGCGGTACGAGAGTTCGTCTGCAAGGTGGAAGACGGCATGGAGCACCCCGGTGAAACCCTCGTCCTCCAGGAGGAGGGGGTTCTCCATCAGCCTCAGGAGGAAGTCCTTTTTCTCATCGAGGAAGGTGCGGATCTCTTTGAGGTCGAGATCAGACGCAGCAGGGCCGGACGCATGTGTCAGCACCACCTTTTTCATCCGTGCGAAGTCTTTTGCGCTCCAGTCCGCCGTCACCATCAACCCTTCCCTGATCGTCCCGATCAGGGGGTCGGACCGGGCGAACGTCCTCAGGAGCGTCGTTCCTGTCGTGGAGAAGAAGATCCCGACGAGCATGTTCACCTTTCTCTTCCGCTCCTGCCGCTCCCTTCGCTCCATCCAGGTCTCGAAGAGGTTTGCGATCACCCCGACGAAGGTGCCGACCCCGGCGACGATCACCAGGATTGCAAGCACCTTCCCGGCCGCGGTCACCGGGTGGATCTCGCCGTAGCCGACGGTGGCGACGGTGACGATGCAGAAGTACACGGCGTCGAGGGGGGAGAGCCCCTCGGTGAAGACAAAACCGGCGGTGCCGATGACGACGACGGCGGCGAGGATGGCGAGGTTGATTCTCAGACGGGTGGTGGTCGCGGCCATGGCTTCCTCAGTTCAGAGGATCTCCTCGTCCCCTTCGCTCCACATCGGATCGACGATCGCAAGGATGACGAGGTCGCCCTCGCCGGTGTTCTCGATCCACTGGGTGGCGCCTGCCGGGATAGAGACGACCTGCCCCTCCCGCACCGGCGCGGATTCGTCGCCGATGTGCATCTGCCCCTCCCCCGCGAGGATATAATAGGTCTCGGACGAGGTCTTCAGCCGGTGCGGCAGGGTCGCCTCGCCGTGGGGGACGACGGCGTGGGCGAGGCTGTAGCGGTTTGTGCACTCCCGTTCGTGTGCCGGGTGGAGGAGTTCGCAGAGGACCGAGCGGTCTTTTGCCCGGGCGTATGATCCGTTTCTGATGTCCCTGATCAGCATGCTCGATCCTATTCTCTGCCCTGACGGGTGCATATACCCACCGGCCCGAGAGCCCTCAATATCCCGGACGATCGCGAGGGGCCTCTATAGTGATGCCCGGGAGCCATACATAACCCCTTTGTTTCCACTGGAGATCTGCATGTCCCTCCCCTTCCCAACCTATATCTCTGTCGAAGGCCAACCTTTCTGGAATCCTGCCCCATGGCCGCCCGCACCTCTCTGCCCTACGTCTATGCCATCGCCGCCGCCGCGCTCTTCGGGAGCGGGGCCCCGTTTGCGAAGGTGCTCCTCGGGGGGATCGGCCCGGCCACCCTTGCCGGCCTCCTCTATATGGGCAGCGGCCTCGGGATGGCGGCCTATCTTGCTCTCGTGCGCCTCGGCGGAAACGACCGGGAGGTCGCCGAGGCCTCTCTCTGCCGCAGCGATCTCCCCTGGATCGCAGGGGTCGTGATCTTCGGGGGCTTTCTGGCCCCTCTCACCCTGATGCTCAGTCTGCAGGCGACCCCGGCGGCGACGGCCGCCCTCCTCCTGAACTTCGAGGCGGTGGCGACCGCCGGCATCGCCGCACTCCTTTTTGCCGAGGCGGTCGGGCGGCGCACCTGGGCGGCGCTCGGCCTGATCACGGCATCGTGCCTGATCCTCTCCCTCGCCGAGGAAGGGCCCGGCGGTTTTTCCCTCGCCGCTTTCGGGATCCTCCTGGCCTGCACCTTCTGGGGGCTGGACAACAATTTCAGCAGGAACGTCTCGGCAAAGGACCCGCTGGCCACGGTGATGATCAAGGGGATCGGCGCCGGCGTCCTCTCCCTTCTGCTCGCCCATCTC from Methanofollis liminatans DSM 4140 encodes:
- the larC gene encoding nickel pincer cofactor biosynthesis protein LarC, with product MRALLIDPRTGGISGDMLAAALADLTGSAEPLERLGAAIAALPGCAEFSVRLEEADGGVRARRLAFKVREKPAGSDGDLAAALAQVAASVGLSAWGRERAERVLGDLLAAERRLHPTGFSRHAVASADTIFDILAPLLLIEEAGLAGCQVHATPPALGGGLIPTGGGTVGGPAPAALEICAAHRIPVAESSLSMELTTPTGAALLANLAVVADRFPAMTPIRTGYGAGTRPNGAGANILRVVECETSDLVEERIVLLETNLDDISGEVVAHALGRLLEEGAIDVFVTPAIGKKNRPVQVISVITDRERYARLLTVLMEETGTLGVRVREEPRLVADRRRETVEVVVGGRTFPVRVKTSRACGRVIAVKPEYEDMRQIARERGITLREVAREVERCLPAPGGGGDQE
- a CDS encoding cupin domain-containing protein, coding for MHPSGQRIGSSMLIRDIRNGSYARAKDRSVLCELLHPAHERECTNRYSLAHAVVPHGEATLPHRLKTSSETYYILAGEGQMHIGDESAPVREGQVVSIPAGATQWIENTGEGDLVILAIVDPMWSEGDEEIL
- a CDS encoding DUF5683 domain-containing protein; the encoded protein is MASPLVAVVLSFFIPGLGQFYTGQMVKAIVLFVLAVVFGGLSTIMIGIPFYLLVWLYSMYDAYTAAKESA
- a CDS encoding ABC transporter permease; amino-acid sequence: MMPENLSRLAWAVWRRNLDVYLKSWRVNLLTPAFEPVLYLLALGFGVGSYISEIDGVPYVRFIAPALVAISVMNASFFECTYGSYVRMYYQKTFDAIVATPVSIEEVIAGEILWGATRSLISASLMLPVLVLFGVVALPSSLFLIPFAFAAGLLFASIAMCFTSIIPNIESINYPAFLFITPMFLFSGTFFPLDLLPAPLQALALAALPLAHVVNVCRALTLMAGWELLALGLAWIAVVTPPLFLLALRLMRRRLVV
- a CDS encoding PAS domain S-box protein is translated as MDFPEPHYSNKQKISVLYIDDEPALVEIGKLFLERGGKIAVTPATSAEEALPLLAGGAIDGVVSDLQMPGMDGIELLREVRRRYGPLPFIIFTGKGREEAVIEALNAGVDYYLQKGGAPKPQFAELENSIIQAVEKRRIARALEESEERYRTVVEDQTEMICWFDPEGVILFANEAFCRHFGVPGKEMVGRRFTPKIPVHEQGRLRRHFASLTPDHPAAHIDHQVVMPSGEVRWHGWTDRASFDPAGNLIRIQSVGRDITDYKNAEAAILASEQRLKGVIESLPDPTFAIDREGRVTLWNRQMERLTGVAAAGVIGRSDCDPQIRGQVRPVLAEIVLGRASGETRSRHTAARWEDGSLTGEITVITGDGEERVLQGRATPLRGPDGETVGAIESLRDITEIRAGERTLHEANALLEWTIDALPEIVGIMRPDRRVIRYNRAGYEALGMTPEEVAGKPCYSLIGRARPCEACATEMALKSRKPETIEKYVPELDQHLRCTSVPIIDRDGEVCLVVEQLAPVPAGEPGEGEAPDDALTGAGTS
- a CDS encoding NEW3 domain-containing protein, which encodes MTKAPALLLALLVLTAALPLPAAAAASATGSVSIHCDFPGQVVEAGETATFTLVAANDGSADQIKMWAENFAGSRDWEMRFVDGTTEVNRVSIPKGGSKTVTLEVETAADTPIGDYPLKMHVGDGAIWLYVTISKTHTGELGTLQVLVTDKDGEKVKGATVDIYRGSESEPFDRVMTTADGRISTGLPQDVYHLVITKPGYRSAEKKDVKVKCGITTDAGTVMLEKSSYAAEVTVKSALITTPAGKNPTFELTLRNVGKADDTYRLSTAGLPEGWYARYKEGAAETSDISEIFVPAGGERSLFLEAIPPYGVTVGDYFLTATIESSSDAYTEDMTAKISGSYEMGLSADRYRYEASMGETVEFDVSVRNLGNAGALTGIRFEVSAPQGWKATVTPTNITSLQPGESKKVSVKVVPPSSIVASEYKVTLKAVSDQGEESDEFRIVVKEQSFAAIAGLLLLGAIAGGVWYYFRKYQRR
- a CDS encoding TMEM175 family protein; translated protein: MMEGNDRPESIGFSKSRFEALTDGIFAIAMTLLVLGLAVPAAGTIRTSTGLIEALMGLFPDFVHYVIAFFILHGMWVSHHVLSRRMAFIDRRFLEINLWLLMAICLIPFTTSFSGDFEDISLAAVVLEANLLVVGILLLLQWQYVARTPHLLSPEFTPSGLAVGMQKTAVTPAVSVLGIALALLGVTWSTAVYLLIPVIFWAMKTPRLRREAK
- a CDS encoding DMT family transporter → MAARTSLPYVYAIAAAALFGSGAPFAKVLLGGIGPATLAGLLYMGSGLGMAAYLALVRLGGNDREVAEASLCRSDLPWIAGVVIFGGFLAPLTLMLSLQATPAATAALLLNFEAVATAGIAALLFAEAVGRRTWAALGLITASCLILSLAEEGPGGFSLAAFGILLACTFWGLDNNFSRNVSAKDPLATVMIKGIGAGVLSLLLAHLLAEPFPAPGPALIAMAVGLLSYGGLTSVLFLLSLRRVGSARTGSLLAISPFFGIVVSFALFAAPPDGPFYLALPVMALGACLLVTERHSHPHEHPPVVHEHRHRHDDLHHEHHHLPCTPLPDRNGEHSHSHAHEGIRHEHPHVPDIHHRHRHD
- a CDS encoding ABC transporter ATP-binding protein gives rise to the protein MYHSPMEERAAISARGLTKRFGDAEAVRGIDFTVLEGEAFGFLGPNGAGKTTTMRMIQCASPRSGGDLRVLGMDPDMHPREIKALLGIVPQENNLDPDLTGRENLVSYARYFGIPRAAAEERVEDLLGFVQVREKADVVIESLSGGMRRRLILARALVNDPAILILDEPTTGLDPQARHQIWEKLRALQREGRTIALTSHYMEEAERLCDRLVIMDEGRILTRGAPADLVRSRIGRYVIETEPTDPVRACLGRHGIRYEEGGGSIQVPVEDPAAVSKALLDECGAIRLSTRPATLEDVFLTLTGRRLRE
- a CDS encoding potassium channel family protein: MAATTTRLRINLAILAAVVVIGTAGFVFTEGLSPLDAVYFCIVTVATVGYGEIHPVTAAGKVLAILVIVAGVGTFVGVIANLFETWMERRERQERKRKVNMLVGIFFSTTGTTLLRTFARSDPLIGTIREGLMVTADWSAKDFARMKKVVLTHASGPAASDLDLKEIRTFLDEKKDFLLRLMENPLLLEDEGFTGVLHAVFHLADELSYRDDLAALPETDLAHLSGDLGRAYRAMMHGWLGYMEHLQATYPYLFSLAARTNPFNPEASAIVE